Part of the Nitrospirota bacterium genome is shown below.
TTGCGGCACTCAGACCTGCCACACCGCTTCCGATTATTAGAAAATCCGTGTATTCCTTATTCATAACCCTTCCATAAGTTCCTTAAAATCCGATATGAAAGGGAATTCTGCAGAAGGTTTTTTCCTTTCCTTTGAATTTGCTCCTGTCTTAAGGAGGATGTATTTTATGCCGTATCTTTTTGCAGTTCTGAGAATCTCCTCTGTGTCATCTATAAAAAGGCTCCTTCCCTTGTCAAATCCAAGCAAAGCCTCTGCCTTTTCCCAGAACTCAATGCTTTCTTTTGGGTATCCGAGGTCAAATGAGGCAACCACTGAATCGAAATACCTTCCTATACCTGTTTTTTTGAATTTAATATCAATTGACTTGTAATGGGCATTTGTGACAAGAAAAACCTTTTTTCTATGCCTTTTTAATGTCATTAGGAAGTCTTCCACATGGGGATGAACCTCAACAAGGTGTTTTATCTGCTCCTTCAGTGCAGGTATGTCAAGCTCAAGCTCCCCTGACCAGAAATCAATATCAGTCCAGTTAAGAGTGCCCTCATGCCTTTTATACTTTACGAGCAGTTCTTTTTTTGCCTTTCCAAAGGTGATATTGTTTTTCTCTGCATATTTTTCAGGCACAAGGTGCTCCCAGAAGTAATCATCAAAATACTTGTCAAGGAGTGTGCCGTCCATGTCGAGAAGGATGTATTTTATGTCTTTAAAAGAGATGTGTTTCATCCTGCTAAATAGTTTAACAGTTTTAAGAAAAGATTGGTGAACCGCCAAAAGATTTGAATTTTTTAGAAAAAACTAAGGAAGGCTTAATATTCCTCGGTAGTCCACATATCCCTTGAGAACCTTACTGTCTGGTTTCTGCCACCGTCTTTTGCCATATAAAGGGCAATGTCTGAGAACTTTATCGACTGCCAGAAATTTGGGGTATCTTTCGGGAATTCCGAAATACCTATGCTGATGGTTTTCTGTATAAAGCCTCGGGGCATTTTTACCCTTGTAGCTTCAATCTTTTTCCTGATTTTCTCGGCAATATCCATCGAATCTCCGTCTTTTATATCCTGAAGAACAGCTAAGAACTCCTCGCCTCCGAATCTCACAACAATATCGGATGCCCTCACAGAGTCCTTTATGATGTTTGCTGTTTCTTTCAATACTATATCGCCCACATCATGGCCATAGGTGTCATTGACCTCCTTGAAGAAGTCTAAATCGCACATAAGAAGCCCCAGACCCTCGCCTCTTCTTCGAACAGTTGCCACAAGGGTCTCTGAGTATTCCTCGATGAATCTCCTGTTATAAAGCCCTGTCATCGAGTCCTTGAGGGAGGACTCCTTAAGTGTATCCATTAGTCTTTTTGCCTCAAGCACAGGCAAAGCTTCTTTTATATACTTATGTGCCTTTAAAACCCTCTTTTCCATTTCATTGGGAGAGGAGTTGAACTCAAATACAAACTGCGTGATACCTCCTGTGCTGTCTCCTATTATCATGGGCACACAGACATACTGTCTATCCGATGACTTAAGAAACTGCCTGCATATATCAGGGTAACTAAATGAAGAGACAATATCGCCTGTCTTTTTTGCCCTACAGAGATTACAGTTTACGAGAATGTCCTTGTTGCAGATGTCTTCTATCTCTTTTGAGGACACATTCATGGGTCTCATCAGGTTTTTGCTGTTTGAGACCTCGTATATCTGGAAAGAGTCAAGACCTAAAGAGTGGAAGGCATTTCCGAGCCTAATGTAGATGTCTTGTGGAGTGTCGTCTTCTTCTATGACCTTTTTAAAGGAATTCATGTCATGGATTGTATCTAAGAGCTTATTGAAGCGAGTCGAAAGCATGCCGATTTCATCGTTTGTGGTAATAACTATCTTTTTAGTCAGGTCAATATCGCCCCCTATAAAGGTTTCTATCTGGTCTATCATTGCATTTATGGGCTTTGTAAGGGACCTCGAAATCCAGAATGCAAATAGCAAAAGTAGGAGTATGGCTATAACTGCCACTAAAAGTATCAGTTCTCTTGAGACAGGGTCATCTGTGGCAATAAAACCGATTGCCGCAATAAGCACAAACCACAAGGCAACCCCAGAAGAAAAAAGCAGGAACTTCTTTTTGATTGGCATGTTGGAGAATGTAATAAAGTTGATCAATCGTGTGAGCATGTCTGTGTCACCTTTAGCATTCTTCCCCCTAAAGTTGTAGTTATTATAACAATCCGATTTAGACATTGTAAATAAAAATTTTTATCGGTTTGATTGCTAAAGGGGCAGGCATAGCCTGCCCCTTTAAGAGTATTATTTTAGGATTTTGAAAGGATCCACGAAGAAAACAATCAAAACCACGACGAGGGCGTAAATAGCAAGCGACTCAATCATCGCCAAACCGATGATGAGCGTTGTCGTGATTTTACCGGATGCCCCTGGGTTTCTGGCAACTCCCTCACATGCCCTGCTTAAGCCGAGTCCCTGAGCAATGGCAGCTCCAAAGGCAGCAACGCCTATTGCTATTCCACAGCCAAGAACAGCCATGGCAAAGTAATTTAGCTTGGCATCGGATACCGGAGCGGCCACTGCTTCTGCTGGAGCCGTTGTTCCTGCTGCCTCGGCAAAAACAAACGGCACAAGCATCATGCACAAAACCATGCTCAGAAGTGTAGCTGAAACGATTTTTCTCATGCAGTTTCCTCCTTTCTTATTAGATTAATGTGCCTCTTCTACAGCGCCTGCAAGATAAAGCGTTGTAAGGAGTGTGAACACAAATGCCTGAACGACACTAACAAGCACGCCCAGACCTAATATAATCATTGGAGCTATAATAGGTGCAATCATTGCCAGAACGAAAAGTATTATATGCTTTGCAACCATGTTTCCAAAAAGCCTCACAGAAAGCGTAAGAGGCCTTGCCAGATGCCCGATGCCCTCTATGAAGAACATCAATATCATAAGAGGTAATGCCATGATAGAGCGAATAGGACCTAAGAAATGCTTGAAATAGGAAAAGCCATGAGCCCTGAGACCAAAAAAGTGGGTTGCCAGAAACACCGGTATTGCCATAGATGCCGTCATATTTATATTACTCGTTGGGGATGCAAACCCTGGAATCAGACCCATGAAATTGCATACGAGAATATACATAAACAGCGTCCCTATCAAGGGGAAAAGCGGTTTTCCCCAGTGATGCCCGATATTGTCCTCTGCAAGCTTAAGCATTCCCTCTGCCACTGTTTCAACCACATTCTGAGTGCCCCTCGGCACAAGTCTGAGCGCCCCCCTTATGGCAAGCGAAACACCTATGAGGATTATGGATGCAAGAAACGCATACGAAACATAAGGCGGAACCTTATGCTGGTCTATTATTAAATCCATCAATACAGGTTCTGTCATAAAATTACCTCCG
Proteins encoded:
- the yrfG gene encoding GMP/IMP nucleotidase, with amino-acid sequence MKHISFKDIKYILLDMDGTLLDKYFDDYFWEHLVPEKYAEKNNITFGKAKKELLVKYKRHEGTLNWTDIDFWSGELELDIPALKEQIKHLVEVHPHVEDFLMTLKRHRKKVFLVTNAHYKSIDIKFKKTGIGRYFDSVVASFDLGYPKESIEFWEKAEALLGFDKGRSLFIDDTEEILRTAKRYGIKYILLKTGANSKERKKPSAEFPFISDFKELMEGL
- a CDS encoding sensor domain-containing diguanylate cyclase — its product is MLTRLINFITFSNMPIKKKFLLFSSGVALWFVLIAAIGFIATDDPVSRELILLVAVIAILLLLLFAFWISRSLTKPINAMIDQIETFIGGDIDLTKKIVITTNDEIGMLSTRFNKLLDTIHDMNSFKKVIEEDDTPQDIYIRLGNAFHSLGLDSFQIYEVSNSKNLMRPMNVSSKEIEDICNKDILVNCNLCRAKKTGDIVSSFSYPDICRQFLKSSDRQYVCVPMIIGDSTGGITQFVFEFNSSPNEMEKRVLKAHKYIKEALPVLEAKRLMDTLKESSLKDSMTGLYNRRFIEEYSETLVATVRRRGEGLGLLMCDLDFFKEVNDTYGHDVGDIVLKETANIIKDSVRASDIVVRFGGEEFLAVLQDIKDGDSMDIAEKIRKKIEATRVKMPRGFIQKTISIGISEFPKDTPNFWQSIKFSDIALYMAKDGGRNQTVRFSRDMWTTEEY
- the atpE gene encoding ATP synthase F0 subunit C: MRKIVSATLLSMVLCMMLVPFVFAEAAGTTAPAEAVAAPVSDAKLNYFAMAVLGCGIAIGVAAFGAAIAQGLGLSRACEGVARNPGASGKITTTLIIGLAMIESLAIYALVVVLIVFFVDPFKILK
- the atpB gene encoding F0F1 ATP synthase subunit A; its protein translation is MTEPVLMDLIIDQHKVPPYVSYAFLASIILIGVSLAIRGALRLVPRGTQNVVETVAEGMLKLAEDNIGHHWGKPLFPLIGTLFMYILVCNFMGLIPGFASPTSNINMTASMAIPVFLATHFFGLRAHGFSYFKHFLGPIRSIMALPLMILMFFIEGIGHLARPLTLSVRLFGNMVAKHIILFVLAMIAPIIAPMIILGLGVLVSVVQAFVFTLLTTLYLAGAVEEAH